The DNA region CCGGTGATCACGACGTCCTTGTCGATGATCATCACGTTATTATTGGCTACAACGTGGTCGCTGTCGATGTAGACTTGGATTCCCGCTTTTTCCAGCACGTAGAAGGTCGACTCCTTTTCCCGCTTCTGGCTCCTGTCCAGGAGCAAAACGACCTTGGCGCCGCGCTTCTGGGCCTCCGCGAGGGCTTTGGCAACCTCGTACGACGGGAAGGAGTGCGAGTGGACGACGATCTCGCGGCCCGCCTTGTCGATTTCCTGGACAACTGCCTCGATCAAGCCCCCCCGGGGTGCGAACAAGACATCGGCGGAGGAGATGCCCTTGACCGTCTCGGCCGGAACGGGAGAAGAGATCACGAGGAAAAGAACCGCCAGGAACGGAATGCTCCATTTCGCTTTCATGTTCGATTTCCCTCTCTTATTTAAAAATAATAGTTATCTCGACGGGTCCCTTCGGATCCAGGCCGACGTACCGCGCCCTGACGGTCGTGCCGGGGGCCGTCGGCGTGAGCTTCGTGATCGTGCCGAGCGACAGGAGATCCCCCTTCTTCAGCGCAATGCCGTCTTTCTTGAGGGAATCCCGGATCCACAGCACGACGTTGATCGGGTGGTCCAGGAGGCTGCTGCCGGGGGCCTCCACCAGCAGGGTTCCGCTTTTAT from Syntrophaceae bacterium includes:
- a CDS encoding phospholipase D family protein, with the translated sequence MKAKWSIPFLAVLFLVISSPVPAETVKGISSADVLFAPRGGLIEAVVQEIDKAGREIVVHSHSFPSYEVAKALAEAQKRGAKVVLLLDRSQKREKESTFYVLEKAGIQVYIDSDHVVANNNVMIIDKDVVITGSFNFTKEAEEKNAENMLIVRSSKAAALFLKNFDRHMAHSMPYRHP